The following proteins are co-located in the Mus pahari chromosome 14, PAHARI_EIJ_v1.1, whole genome shotgun sequence genome:
- the Gabra6 gene encoding gamma-aminobutyric acid receptor subunit alpha-6 isoform X2, with translation MRLLLPWLFIILWLENSQAQLEDEGNFYSENVSRILDNLLEGYDNRLRPGFGGAVTEVKTDIYVTSFGPVSDVEMTWTDERLKFKGPAEILSLNNLMVSKIWTPDTFFRNGKKSIAHNMTTPNKLFRLMQNGTILYTMRLTINADCPMRLVNFPMDGHACPLKFGSYAYPKSEIIYTWKKGPLYSVEVPEESSSLLQYDLIGQTVSSETIKSNTGEYVIMTVYFHLQRKMGYFMIQIYTPCIMTVILSQVSFWINKESVPARTVFGITTVLTMTTLSISARHSLPKVSYATAMDWFIAVCFAFVFSALIEFAAVNYFTNLQSQKAERQTKTAATPPVAKSKATESPEAEIVVHSDSKYHLKKRISSLTLPIVPSSEANKVLSRTPILQSTPVSPPLLLTAIGGTSKIDQYSRILFPVAFAGFNLVYWVVYLSKDTMEVSSTVE, from the exons ATGAGGTTGCTTCTCCCCTGGCTCTTCATTATTCTATg GCTAGAAAACTCCCAAGCTCAACTTGAAGATGAAGGAAACTTCTACTCTGAAAATGTCAGTCGGATTCTTGACAACTTACTGGAAGGCTATGACAACCGTCTACGGCCGGGATTTGGAG GTGCTGTAACAGAAGTCAAAACAGACATCTATGTAACCAGCTTTGGACCTGTGTCAGATGTGGAGATG ACTTGGACTGACGAGAGGCTGAAGTTTAAAGGCCCTGCTGAGATTCTGAGCTTAAATAACTTGATGGTCAGTAAGATCTGGACTCCTGACACTTTTTTCCGGAATGGGAAAAAGTCAATTGCTCACAACATGACCACCCCCAACAAGCTCTTCCGATTAATGCAGAATGGAACAATCCTCTATACCATGAG GCTCACCATCAACGCCGATTGCCCCATGAGATTGGTTAACTTCCCTATGGATGGACATGCTTGTCCACTCAAGTTTGGGAGCT ATGCTTATCCTAAAAGTGAAATCATATATACATGGAAAAAAGGACCACTTTACTCAGTAGAAGTCCCAGAAGAATCTTCTAGCCTCCTCCAGTATGATTTGATTGGGCAAACAGTCTCTAGTGAGACAATTAAATCTAACACtg GTGAATATGTAATAATGACAGTCTATTTCCACTTACAAAGGAAGATGGGCTATTTCATGATCCAGATCTACACTCCATGCATCATGACAGTCATTCTTTCTCAAGTGTCTTTTTGGATtaataaggagtctgtcccagcaagAACCGTCTTCG gaatCACCACTGTTTTAACCATGACCACCTTAAGTATCAGTGCCCGCCACTCTCTACCCAAAGTGTCCTATGCAACCGCCATGGATTGGTTCATAGCTGTAtgctttgcttttgtcttttctgcCCTCATTGAATTCGCAGCTGTCAACTACTTCACCAATCTCCAGTCACAGAAGGCTGAAAGGCAGACAAAGACTGCAGCCACGCCCCCTGTGGCAAAGTCAAAAGCCACTGAATCACCAGAAGCAGAGATTGTTGTG CATTCTGACTCCAAGTACCATCTGAAGAAGAGAATCAGCTCTCTGACTTTGCCCatcgttccatcttctgaggccAACAAAGTCCTCAGTAGAACGCCCATCTTGCAATCAACGCCTGTCTCTCCCCCATTGCTCTTAACAGCCATTGGGGGCACCAGCAAAATAGATCAGTATTCTCGAATTCTCTTCCCAGTAGCATTTGCAGGATTCAACCTTGTGTACTGGGTGGTTTACCTTTCCAAAGATACAATGGAAGTGAGCAGTACTGTCGAGTAG
- the Gabra6 gene encoding gamma-aminobutyric acid receptor subunit alpha-6 isoform X1 has protein sequence MRLLLPWLFIILWLENSQAQLEDEGNFYSENVSRILDNLLEGYDNRLRPGFGGAVTEVKTDIYVTSFGPVSDVEMEYTMDVFFRQTWTDERLKFKGPAEILSLNNLMVSKIWTPDTFFRNGKKSIAHNMTTPNKLFRLMQNGTILYTMRLTINADCPMRLVNFPMDGHACPLKFGSYAYPKSEIIYTWKKGPLYSVEVPEESSSLLQYDLIGQTVSSETIKSNTGEYVIMTVYFHLQRKMGYFMIQIYTPCIMTVILSQVSFWINKESVPARTVFGITTVLTMTTLSISARHSLPKVSYATAMDWFIAVCFAFVFSALIEFAAVNYFTNLQSQKAERQTKTAATPPVAKSKATESPEAEIVVHSDSKYHLKKRISSLTLPIVPSSEANKVLSRTPILQSTPVSPPLLLTAIGGTSKIDQYSRILFPVAFAGFNLVYWVVYLSKDTMEVSSTVE, from the exons ATGAGGTTGCTTCTCCCCTGGCTCTTCATTATTCTATg GCTAGAAAACTCCCAAGCTCAACTTGAAGATGAAGGAAACTTCTACTCTGAAAATGTCAGTCGGATTCTTGACAACTTACTGGAAGGCTATGACAACCGTCTACGGCCGGGATTTGGAG GTGCTGTAACAGAAGTCAAAACAGACATCTATGTAACCAGCTTTGGACCTGTGTCAGATGTGGAGATG GAGTATACAATGGATGTTTTCTTCCGCCAGACTTGGACTGACGAGAGGCTGAAGTTTAAAGGCCCTGCTGAGATTCTGAGCTTAAATAACTTGATGGTCAGTAAGATCTGGACTCCTGACACTTTTTTCCGGAATGGGAAAAAGTCAATTGCTCACAACATGACCACCCCCAACAAGCTCTTCCGATTAATGCAGAATGGAACAATCCTCTATACCATGAG GCTCACCATCAACGCCGATTGCCCCATGAGATTGGTTAACTTCCCTATGGATGGACATGCTTGTCCACTCAAGTTTGGGAGCT ATGCTTATCCTAAAAGTGAAATCATATATACATGGAAAAAAGGACCACTTTACTCAGTAGAAGTCCCAGAAGAATCTTCTAGCCTCCTCCAGTATGATTTGATTGGGCAAACAGTCTCTAGTGAGACAATTAAATCTAACACtg GTGAATATGTAATAATGACAGTCTATTTCCACTTACAAAGGAAGATGGGCTATTTCATGATCCAGATCTACACTCCATGCATCATGACAGTCATTCTTTCTCAAGTGTCTTTTTGGATtaataaggagtctgtcccagcaagAACCGTCTTCG gaatCACCACTGTTTTAACCATGACCACCTTAAGTATCAGTGCCCGCCACTCTCTACCCAAAGTGTCCTATGCAACCGCCATGGATTGGTTCATAGCTGTAtgctttgcttttgtcttttctgcCCTCATTGAATTCGCAGCTGTCAACTACTTCACCAATCTCCAGTCACAGAAGGCTGAAAGGCAGACAAAGACTGCAGCCACGCCCCCTGTGGCAAAGTCAAAAGCCACTGAATCACCAGAAGCAGAGATTGTTGTG CATTCTGACTCCAAGTACCATCTGAAGAAGAGAATCAGCTCTCTGACTTTGCCCatcgttccatcttctgaggccAACAAAGTCCTCAGTAGAACGCCCATCTTGCAATCAACGCCTGTCTCTCCCCCATTGCTCTTAACAGCCATTGGGGGCACCAGCAAAATAGATCAGTATTCTCGAATTCTCTTCCCAGTAGCATTTGCAGGATTCAACCTTGTGTACTGGGTGGTTTACCTTTCCAAAGATACAATGGAAGTGAGCAGTACTGTCGAGTAG